Sequence from the Brevundimonas sp. SGAir0440 genome:
GACCCGGACCGGCCCTTCCAGCCGCCCGCCATAGCCGCGCGACAGGCCTTGCGCCTCCCCCCCCGCCGCCCGCAGCAGCCGCAGGGTTTCGCGCGCGACCGGCGTCTTGCCCGATCCGCCGACCGTCAGATTGCCGACCGAGATGACCGCGCAGCCGGGGTCGGCCGGGACCGCTTTGGCGATCCGGCGCGCCGTCACGGCGGCCCAGACCCAGCCCAGCGGTTTCAGCGCCGTTCGCGTCATCCGGGCGTGGTTGCTGTCGCGCACATACCACCAGCGCGGCGTGTTCAGCTTCATCGCCGGCCCTGCCTCTGCGGCATCAGCGGCGACAGCAGCGCCCACAGTCGCTCCAACCCGCCTCCAGCCTCGACCGCCGCGCGACGCCCGCGTTCGCCCATGGCCTTGGCCGCGTTCAGGTCTTCTAGCAGCGGCTCGATCACGCCGGGCAGGTCGGACGGCGCCTGAACCAGGGCCAGGGCCCCCGCCTCGACTAGGGCCGCCGTCACCGGCGCCCAGTTGGACGCATCCGGCCCCGTGATCGTCGGCTTGCCCAGCCGCGCCGGCTCCAGCGGATTGTGCCCACCGACAGGCGGCAGGCCGATGGCGGGCGCGAACGAGCCACCCATCACCACCACATCGGCGAGGCGCAGGAACAGGCCCATCTCGTTCAGGGTGTCGGCCAGATAAATGTCGGTGTCCGGCCCGATCGTCTCGCCGCGCGAACGCATGGCGAAGGCATAGCCGTCGCGTTGCAGGGCCTGGGCGATGTGCGCCCCCCGCTCGGGATGGCGTGGCGTCAGGATCAGGCAGACACGCTCGCTCAGATGGTCAAGCGCGCGCACGATGGTGATCTCTTCGCCCTCATGGGTGCTGGCGGCGACGATCACCGGCCGGTCGCCGATGGCGGCGCTCAAACGGCTGAAGGCGGCGGGGTCGTGGGGCAGGGCGTCTCCCGACAGTTTCAGGTTCACCAGCCCGTCGATCCGCGCGCCCATGCCCTCCAGCCGCTGGGCCGAGACGGCATCCTGCGGCAGCACCAGATCAAAGGCGCCGGTCAGCGCCCGCGCCGAGGCCGGAAACCGCGCCCAGCCCTCCACCGTCTTCTCGGTGATCCGGGCGCTGACCAGGGCCAGTTTCACGCCCCGCCGCTGCGCCTCCAGCAACAGATTGGGCCACAGTTCGCTCTCGACGAAGACTGCAAGGCTTGGCCGCCAATGGTCCAGGAACCGCTCGACCACGCCCGGCGCGTCGACCGGCGTATACTGGTGGATCACGCCTGTCGGCAGCCGTTCGGCCAAAATATGGGCCGAGGTCACGGTGCTGGAGGTGACCAGAACGGTGAGGTCCGGCCGCGCCTTCGTCAGCCGCTCGACCACGGGCAGCAGCGACAGGCTCTCGCCCACGCTGACGCCGTGCAGCCAAACCAGATCGCCTGCGGGGCGCGGGGTGCGGGTGAAGCCCATCCGCTCGTCCACCCGCACCGGGTCTTCCTTGCCCCGCCTGGCGCGCGCATCCAGCAGGCGCGGGGCTAGCGGCTCCAGCGCGCGCGTCGCCAGCCGATAGGCGATCAGCGGCAAAGGCGTCACGGCTGCGTCCTCACGGCTTCAGGCCCGTGATCGCATCGGCGCGTGCTTCGACGGCGTTCAGCCGCGCGGTCCAGTCGACGACGACATCGGCCATGTCCGCGTCAGCAGGATAGTCGGCGCGGTCCCACACGATGGCGCCCTTGCCGAAGGGCAGGGGCAGCACGGCCCGGTCCCAGCTGTCCAGACGGATCGCGGGATTGCACGACATGCCGATGAACAGCACCGGCGCCTTGGACAACTTCGCCATCAGGGGCAGGCCCTCGGCCATGACATTGGCCGGGCCGCGCGGCCCGTCCGGCGTGATGGCCAAGGCGCCGACCTTCAGCTGTTTCAATCCGTCACGCAGCGCCTGGGTGCCGCCCTTGGCCTTCTCGGCCTTGTCCTTGTTGGCCGAGGATCCGCGCACGGCAGGAAAGCCCTGACGCGCCACCGCCTTGGCGATGAACTCGCCGTCGGCCGAAAGGGAGATCAGCGCCTTGGCCGGCTGCGCCCGGTCCAGCGGCCAGCATGACGGCGACAGGCCGATCCGCGAATGCCAGAACACGCACAGCACCCCGCCGCCCTGCGTCCAGACGGCCTCAGCAGCCTGCTGGTTTTCGTGCGTCCAGCGGATGGTGGAAAAGCAGAACTGCATCCACTTCGCCAGCGTCCAGGCCAGGGCCGACTGGACCGCCGGATTGCGAAGCGGCCTCATGCGACCGTCTCGACGCTGGGCGCGGCGCCGTCCAGCGACTGCTGACGCGCCAAGCGGGAATACAGGCCGCCTCTGGCGACCAGGGCGTTGTGCGAGCCTTCCTCGACCACGCGCCCGGCCTCGATCACATAGATGCGGTCGGCGTTCCGGACGGTCGACAGGCGGTGGGCGATCATCAGCGTGGCGCGCCCCTGCATCAGCCGCTCCAGCGCCGCCTGGACCAGGGCCTCGCTCTCGGTGTCCAGGGCGCTGGTGGCCTCGTCCAGCAGCAGGATCGGCGCATCCTTGACGAAGGCGCGGGCGATGGCGATCCGCTGGCGCTGACCGCCGGACAGACGTAGGCCGGCCTCGCCCGCGCGGGTCGCATACCCTTCAGGCAGGGCCGTGATGAAGTCGTGGGCCGCGGCGGACCGCGCGGCGTCCTCGATCTGCGCCTGCGTCGCGCCCGGCCGACCATAGGCGATGTTGGCGGCGATGGTGTCGTCGAACAGGAAGGGTTCCTGCGTCACCAAGGCGATGTGGTCGCGCAGGTCTTGGATGCGAAGCGCCCGCACGTCCGCGCCGTTGATCGTCACCGCCCCGCCGGTCACATCATAGAAGCGCGGCAACAGGCTCAGAATCGTGCTCTTGCCGCCGCCCGACGGCCCGACCAGGGCCACTGTCTCGCCCGGCGCGACCCGCAGGGAGACCGCGTCCAGCGTCGGCGCATCGGTCCCGGCGTAGGCGAAGGACACATCGTCCAGCACGACCTCGACCGGCCCGGCGGCCAGCGGCGCGGCGTCGGCCGCCTCACGGATTTCAGGCTGGATGTCCAAGGCGCCGAAGAGCCGGCGCGCGGCGGTGAAACCCTCGCTCATCACCGTGGCCAGGTTGGTCACCTGACGTAGGGCTTGGCCGGCGGCCAGCAGCATGCCGATGAAGGCGGCGAACCCGCCCACCGTCATGTCGCCCGACTGCGCCCGCCACCCGGCGTAGGCCATGACGGCGGCGACGACGATATAGGCGACCAGATCGCTCGACGGACCGGCGAAGGCGCGGGCGTTGGCGCCCTTGATGACGTGGCGCTGGCGACGGGCGACCACCTCGGCGACGCGGTCTTGTTCGGCGGCCTCGCGGTTCTCGATCTTGATCAGACGAACCCCGTCCAGGTTCTCCATCAGGGCAGTCGACAGGTTTTCGGTCTCGGCCATCGCGCCGACGGCGGCCTTGCGCGTCTTGCGCCCGAACCGGCGAAGCACCAGCGCCACCAGCGGCACGCCCAGCAGCACGACGATCGTCAGCTGCCAGTCGATGAAGCCCATGTAGATCAGCACCGCGATCAGCGTCAGCAGGTTCTGGGTGTAGTTGACCACGCCCGAGGTGAAGGCCTCGCGCACCATATTGGCGTCGAACAGGACGGAGGAGACGAAACCACCCGAATGCTGGCTGCGTAGGCGCGCCAGATCGGCGCGGATCATGGCCCCGAACAGGCGGATCTGGATGTCGCCGACAATGGTGTGACCCAGCCGGTTGACAAGGGCCGCCTGACCCAGCGCGGCCAGGGTCCGTGCAATGGCGACAGTCAGGATGGCGACCGGGATCCAGACGACGGCCTTGTCCGCCGGAAAGGTCACCAGGCCGAACAGGCTGATCGGCCTGGTCCCGCCCAGGAACAGACCGTTGACGGCCGGCTCCAGCAGCTTCAGCAGCGCCGCCGTCAGCAGGCCGGTCACTGCCGCACACAGGACCGACAGGATCAGCGATCCCTTGTGCTTGGACAGATAGTCGCGCCAAATCCGCGCCAGCAGGGCGCGCAGCGGCATGGTTTCGGAGGCGGCGACGGTCATCGGCTCTCGGTCGTCCGAGCCGCCCTTCAAGTCAAGGCTTGTCCGGCGACGGTTCAAGCGCACGGCCCGGCTCGTCGGCGCGGATCAGGGTTTCGCCGGGCGCCTCCTCGACCCTCATGGCGGGCGGAACTGTGGGATTGGACGCGTATCGACGGCCGTCGAAAGGCACGGCGGCCTCATAGCCTTCGATGATTCCGCCGCCCGCGACATAGACGCCCAGATCCCGTCGGCCATGGGTCTGTCGCTCCAAGAGCCGGATCGGCGCGCGCGCCACGCTGATCTCGCCGACCGACCGATAGGTTTCGCCGGCTCGGTCCAGCACCAGCAGCCGGCATCCGCCCGAGCCGCACCAGTTGGGGCCGGTCAGATAGATCAGGGTCATGGCCCCGTCCGGCGTGATGGCGGCCGTATAGCGGGTCGTGTCCAGCGCCTCCTTGGCCCGGTCGCGCAGATAGGCGATCAGGGCGGGGTCTTCGGGGGGCGGCGTTTGGGCGGCGGCCGCGCCGGCCCACAGGCTGGCGGCGACGACGGCGGCTGCGGCGAGGGTTCTCATCGGGCTGTTCTCCGGTCTCGACAAACATTCCAACGCATCAGGATCGAGATCGGATGACGCGGCGGCGCCCAATCGCTATCTGGCGAGCATGGCGCGCTTCGACCTCTCGACCGCGATGGGCCGTTTTCGGGCGCATTGGCATTATTTCTGGGCCGACCACGCGTTTTTGCGCGTGGCCTTTTCCAACGCCCACTGGCTGGGCCCGGATCTGGTGCGCACCAATCAGCCGTCGCCGCGCCAACTGGCCTATTGGAAAAAGAAGGGCGTCAAGACGGTCATCAACCTGCGCGGCAAGCGGGACGAGGGCTATTACTGGCTGGAAAAGGACGCTTGCGAGCGGCTGGGTCTGACCCTGATCGACGCGCCGCTGGACTCGCGCGATCCGCCCGAGACGGTGCGCATCCACCGCGCGCGCGAGCTGTTCAAAACAATCCAGTATCCGGTGCTGATCCACTGCAAATCCGGCGCGGATCGGGCGGGCATGATGGCGGTCTTCTATCGCCACTTCCACCTGGGCGAGCCGATCTCGGTCGCCATGAAGCAACTGTCCAAGAAATATCTGCACTCCCGCGAGGGGCTGACCGGGGTGCTGGACTATACGCTGGAGAAATACGTCAACGAGATCGAGCCAAAGGGCGTCAGCTTCATCGATTGGGTCGACAGCCCCGACTACGATCCCAAGGCCATCCGCGCCGAGTTCAAGGCCGGCTGGTGGGGCACGCTGTTGACCGACATGCTGCTGCGGCGTGAGTAGGGGGCTTCAGCCCCAGGGGCCGGTCTTCGGTTCGTCGCCTGCCTCGCCGTTCGCGCGCGCCTCGGCGGCCAGTTCGGCGTCGCGACGGGCCTTGCGATCGGCCTCCCACCGCTTGAACCAGCGAGCGTAGTCGATATGGCCGCGCAGCGAAAAGCTGAACAGCGCCAGCACGGCCAGCAGGCTGACCAGTTGGAAGATCTGTTGCGGTTCCAGGTTCATCGTCGTCCTCGCCTACAGATCGAAACGTCGGATCGAGGAGCCGGTTCGGCTCCTCGATGTCGCACTCAACCCTCAGATCAGGCCGCGTCGCCGCGCGGATCGATCAGCTTGTGGGCGTGCAGGATGAAATAGCGCATGTGGGCATTGTCCACGGTCGCCTGGGCGCGCGCCTTCCACGCCTTCTTGGCGTCTTCATAGTTGCCGAAGGCGCCGACGAACTCGACCTGCGACAGGTCGCGGAAGGTCGGCTCGCCCAGGTGACGAAGCTCGCCGCCGATCACGATGTGCAGAAGTTGCGGCGGGACGGCGTTCTGATCGGTCATCGGAAATCCTGAAGGCTGGGCCGGAAGGCTTTGGGGGAGGGAGGTTTGCGCGCGGCATAGGCCGAGAACGCCCTCGGATCAATGTGGGCCGGGGTTTTTCCGTCCCCGCCTCAGGTCGAAAGCGGCACGTTTTTACAGCGCCGCACGATCATCGGCTGAATGATCGGGGCCGCGCAGACCAGGCTGGCCTGGCGCGGATCGGGCCGGTTGAACGCCCACGGCCGCCCGTGGTGATCGCTGACCCTGGCGCCGGCTTCGGTCGCGATCAGCCAGCCCGCAGCGACGTCCCAGTCCCATTTCGGGGTCAGGGCCAGGGCGGCGTCAAAGGCGCCGGCGGCGACCAGCGCCATCCGATAGGCCAGGGCGTTGCGCTTCTCGAACCGCATGGACGGCCAGGGTTCGTCGACGAAATAGGGCGCTTCGATCAGTCGCGCATCGCCAAGGATCGAGGCGTCCTCCAGCGTATCGACATCCGAGGCGTGGATGGGTTTGCCGTTACGTCGGGCCCCGCCGCCACGCGTCGCCACATAGGTCTCGTCCACCTCGGGCGCATGGATGACGGCGGCGACGACCTCGCCGTCCTCGATGACGGCGATGGGCACGCACCACCACGGCGTCCGCTTCATATAGGCGACGGTGCCGTCGATGGGATCGACCACGAAGATGCGTCGTTTCGACAGCCGCTCGGGCGAATCCGCCGTCTCTTCCGACAACCAACCATAGTCGGGCCGCGCAGACAGCAGCCTGTCCCGCAGCATGGCGTCGACCTTCAGGTCGCCGCTGGTGACGGGCGAACCGCCGACCTTGGACTCGATCTTCAGTCCCGCCTCACGCTCGGCGATGGCCAGCGCCCCGGCGTCGATGGCCGCCTGGCGAATCAGGTCGAGGTCGGCGTCCAGATGCATCATTTGCCCGCGATGGCCACCGCATCGAACATCAGGCTGGGCACGTTGAACCCGCCCCGGAACTCCAGGTCCGAACCGCGCTCGAGGCGCAGATACAGGTCGGTCAGCTTGCCCGCGACCGTGACCTCGCTGACCGGATAGGCGATCACGCCATTTTCGAACCAGAAGCCCGACACCCCGGCGGACCAATCGCCGGTGTTGCCGTTCAGCGACGGGCCGAACATCGACGTCACCAGAAGGCCGGTCCCGGCGTCGGCCATCAGGCCCGCCAGATCGCGCTCGCCCGGCTCCATATGCAGATTGTGGGTCGAGACGCCGGACGGCCCGGCCAGCCCCCGCGACGCGTGGCCGGTGGTTTCCAGACCCAGTTGCCGGGCCGAGGCGCTGTTCAGCAACCAGGTGGTCAGGACGCCGTCGTCGAACAGGGCGCGCTTCTGAACCGCTGCGCCTTCGTCGTCGAACGGGGTCGATCCCATGCCGCGCGGGCGGAACGGATCGTCGATCAGGGTGACGCCCTCGGCGAAGACGCGCTGGCCCATGCGGTCCTTCAGGAACGAGGTGCCGCGCGCGATCGACGGGCCGGAAATGGCGCCGATGGCCGGCGACACGATCTGGCCCGCCATCCGGTTGTCGAAGATCACGGGCGCGGTGGTCGAGGCGATCTTGCGCGGGCCGACGCGGGCCACGGCGCGCTCGCCGGCGGTGCGGCCGATCAGGTCGGCGCCGGGCAGGTCGGACAGGTGGCGGGTCGAACGGCTTTCGCCGCCGCGCTCCATCGCGCCGTCCTTTTCGGCGATGACGCCGACGCCCAGCGAGAAGGCCGAACCCTCATAGGCGCCATCGAACCCATGAGAGGTCACCAGCCGCCACCGGCTGGACGACCAGCCGGCGTGTCCGCCTTCCGACCGCGCCACGCCGGGAACCGCCAGGGCCGCGGCCTCGGCCTCGGCCGAGACCTGTTC
This genomic interval carries:
- a CDS encoding 3-deoxy-D-manno-octulosonic acid transferase, which codes for MTPLPLIAYRLATRALEPLAPRLLDARARRGKEDPVRVDERMGFTRTPRPAGDLVWLHGVSVGESLSLLPVVERLTKARPDLTVLVTSSTVTSAHILAERLPTGVIHQYTPVDAPGVVERFLDHWRPSLAVFVESELWPNLLLEAQRRGVKLALVSARITEKTVEGWARFPASARALTGAFDLVLPQDAVSAQRLEGMGARIDGLVNLKLSGDALPHDPAAFSRLSAAIGDRPVIVAASTHEGEEITIVRALDHLSERVCLILTPRHPERGAHIAQALQRDGYAFAMRSRGETIGPDTDIYLADTLNEMGLFLRLADVVVMGGSFAPAIGLPPVGGHNPLEPARLGKPTITGPDASNWAPVTAALVEAGALALVQAPSDLPGVIEPLLEDLNAAKAMGERGRRAAVEAGGGLERLWALLSPLMPQRQGRR
- a CDS encoding lysophospholipid acyltransferase family protein, which gives rise to MRPLRNPAVQSALAWTLAKWMQFCFSTIRWTHENQQAAEAVWTQGGGVLCVFWHSRIGLSPSCWPLDRAQPAKALISLSADGEFIAKAVARQGFPAVRGSSANKDKAEKAKGGTQALRDGLKQLKVGALAITPDGPRGPANVMAEGLPLMAKLSKAPVLFIGMSCNPAIRLDSWDRAVLPLPFGKGAIVWDRADYPADADMADVVVDWTARLNAVEARADAITGLKP
- a CDS encoding ABC transporter ATP-binding protein — its product is MTVAASETMPLRALLARIWRDYLSKHKGSLILSVLCAAVTGLLTAALLKLLEPAVNGLFLGGTRPISLFGLVTFPADKAVVWIPVAILTVAIARTLAALGQAALVNRLGHTIVGDIQIRLFGAMIRADLARLRSQHSGGFVSSVLFDANMVREAFTSGVVNYTQNLLTLIAVLIYMGFIDWQLTIVVLLGVPLVALVLRRFGRKTRKAAVGAMAETENLSTALMENLDGVRLIKIENREAAEQDRVAEVVARRQRHVIKGANARAFAGPSSDLVAYIVVAAVMAYAGWRAQSGDMTVGGFAAFIGMLLAAGQALRQVTNLATVMSEGFTAARRLFGALDIQPEIREAADAAPLAAGPVEVVLDDVSFAYAGTDAPTLDAVSLRVAPGETVALVGPSGGGKSTILSLLPRFYDVTGGAVTINGADVRALRIQDLRDHIALVTQEPFLFDDTIAANIAYGRPGATQAQIEDAARSAAAHDFITALPEGYATRAGEAGLRLSGGQRQRIAIARAFVKDAPILLLDEATSALDTESEALVQAALERLMQGRATLMIAHRLSTVRNADRIYVIEAGRVVEEGSHNALVARGGLYSRLARQQSLDGAAPSVETVA
- a CDS encoding tyrosine-protein phosphatase, encoding MARFDLSTAMGRFRAHWHYFWADHAFLRVAFSNAHWLGPDLVRTNQPSPRQLAYWKKKGVKTVINLRGKRDEGYYWLEKDACERLGLTLIDAPLDSRDPPETVRIHRARELFKTIQYPVLIHCKSGADRAGMMAVFYRHFHLGEPISVAMKQLSKKYLHSREGLTGVLDYTLEKYVNEIEPKGVSFIDWVDSPDYDPKAIRAEFKAGWWGTLLTDMLLRRE
- a CDS encoding DUF4170 domain-containing protein; its protein translation is MTDQNAVPPQLLHIVIGGELRHLGEPTFRDLSQVEFVGAFGNYEDAKKAWKARAQATVDNAHMRYFILHAHKLIDPRGDAA
- a CDS encoding 3'(2'),5'-bisphosphate nucleotidase CysQ, yielding MMHLDADLDLIRQAAIDAGALAIAEREAGLKIESKVGGSPVTSGDLKVDAMLRDRLLSARPDYGWLSEETADSPERLSKRRIFVVDPIDGTVAYMKRTPWWCVPIAVIEDGEVVAAVIHAPEVDETYVATRGGGARRNGKPIHASDVDTLEDASILGDARLIEAPYFVDEPWPSMRFEKRNALAYRMALVAAGAFDAALALTPKWDWDVAAGWLIATEAGARVSDHHGRPWAFNRPDPRQASLVCAAPIIQPMIVRRCKNVPLST
- a CDS encoding TldD/PmbA family protein; the encoded protein is MTETLAAPVSTDLLNDIVKAALKAGADAAEAVSADRRSLSVGVRNGKLEDVEREESRDLGLRVFVGQRQASVSASDLSPATQARLVERAVAMACSAPEDPHAGFAPEERLARGPFVDLDLFDPSERSAENLEQVSAEAEAAALAVPGVARSEGGHAGWSSSRWRLVTSHGFDGAYEGSAFSLGVGVIAEKDGAMERGGESRSTRHLSDLPGADLIGRTAGERAVARVGPRKIASTTAPVIFDNRMAGQIVSPAIGAISGPSIARGTSFLKDRMGQRVFAEGVTLIDDPFRPRGMGSTPFDDEGAAVQKRALFDDGVLTTWLLNSASARQLGLETTGHASRGLAGPSGVSTHNLHMEPGERDLAGLMADAGTGLLVTSMFGPSLNGNTGDWSAGVSGFWFENGVIAYPVSEVTVAGKLTDLYLRLERGSDLEFRGGFNVPSLMFDAVAIAGK